In Vibrio kanaloae, the genomic stretch TCCGTCCAGATTTATCTAGCCTTTAAAGACCAGTTGCCGATGCCACTGGTCTTTTTTGTACTTCATTCAAAGAAATATAAATTAACCGCTCATAGACAACGATCTTCGGTGACGCCAAGTCATTATATTGATAGGTTAATGTTTATACATATCGACTTTATGCTTCACTTTAGCGTCTCTCTAAAACATTCGTTTCTCAGCTAAATGGAAGCACTCAATCTAGAAAGGAATTCTATGTTCGAACAGGTCGTCAGCATTCTGTTTCCCGTTTTTGCTTTAGCCAGTGCTGGCTTTGCGGTCGGTCGTTGGCTCAAGCCCGATTTCAAACCGATCAATCGCATTAACATGGATGTGTGTATTCCTGCGCTAGTGTTTGCATCGCTGACCACCATGCCTCTCGACACCGAACAACTGCCACTCATCACCGCTTCTTTGGTTGCGGTGTTGGTGCCTGCTTTATTGATGATTCCTATCTGTAAGATATTTAAACTCAACTTCAAAGCTTGGGCTCCGCCACACATGTTCCGCAACAGTGGTAACCTTGCGATTCCTCTATTCACGTATACCTTTGGTGAGAGCGCATTAGCCCCTGCAGTACTGCTGTTTGTGGTGTCGGCTTGCGTGCACATTAGTGTTGGTTTAGCACTGCTGAGTGAAGGTAACCCGATCAAACAGATCCTCAAAATGCCGATATTCTTAGCCGCTGCGTTGGCGATGACGCTAAACCTATCTGGTATTGCAGTATGGAATCCAATCTACGAAGCCACATCGCTACTCGGCCAAGCTGCCGTGCCTATCATGCTGTTGTCGTTGGGCTCGCAAATGGTCAACTTGAGACTGAGCGGATTAAAAGTCGGCTTGTTGTGTACCGCTCAATCGCTGTTTACCGGAGCCATCGCCTTTACCATCATCTATTTCTTTATCCCGCTGCCAACGCTACACCTACAAATGATGGTGCTGTTCACCATGCTGCCACCCGCCGTGATGAACTACCTGTTTGCAGAAAGGTTCAATGTAGAGCCACCCAAGGTCGCGTCGATGGTGTTATTTGGCAACTTCCTGAGTGTGGTCACCTTGCCTATTTTGTTGTCATTCGCGCTGTCTATGTCGTCTTAAAGAATCGCGAACCTTCAGGTTTACAACCTTTAAAACTTAGCCAATCAATAAAAAGGGAGCGCAACTTAGCAAAGTTGAGGCTCCCTATTAAGAATATATTTATTGTTTCTCTACACTGTGTGTCTCTCCGCAAGCACCTCTTTAAATGCGAACATGCCATTTAACGCTGCAGGGAAACCCGCATACACCGACATCTGCAATATCACTTCTTTGATCTCTTCCTTGCTGCATCCGACGTTGAGTGCCGCATTCAAATGCACCTTAAGCTGAGGGGCACAATTGCCGAGTGCGGTCAGGGCAGCGACGGTGGCAATCTCTCGTGATTTCAAATCCAAACCGGGGCGTGAATAAATGTCACCAAAGGGATACTCGATAGTATATTTGGCAAGATCAGGGCAGATGTCTTGCAGGCTTTCGAGAACCTGTTGCCCTGCTTCTCCGTCGATATGATTAAGTCTTTCTAAGCCAATGTCGAAACGCGATTGATTCATAGGTTTGCTCCTTTTTGTGATTTACAGGAACACCTTACAAGTTAGAGTCGACTCTAAGTCAACGGACTTTTCCATCTCGATACAAACTAATTTTTTGCTCTAGCGCAGCCAGATGCTTTTGCTGCTCTTCAATATGGGAACACAAATTTTGTTGATGCTGTTCCAGCAACGCTTGCCGCTGAGAAGTCGAATCTGGCCCTAACTCCCTCAACTTTGCGTATTCTAAAATCTCATCCAGTGGCATTGCGGTGTCTTTTAGACGCTTCACAAACTCAATCCAGGTAACGTCCTTCGATGTATAGACTCGATGGCCGCTACTGTTTCGCTGAACATTTTTCAACAAGCCGATTTTTTCATAGTAGCGAAGCGTATGGGCTGACAAACCCACCAACTGAGAAAACTCACTCACATTCATTACTTCACCTTTCTATATAATTACTGGGAGCCCAAACTACGCGCATTTATCTAATTTGAGCTCTGCGGTCACTTTCGTCAAACGCAACGCAATTGCGAAGCAGACTAAGTAAGGACTCACATACCAGAAGAGGCTTTCTAGTGGCTGCTTCACCTGCGCTTCTCTGGTTTTAATGTATTGGTTTTTCTGCTTCTCATACTGACTCAACATACCATCTACCCACACTGCATCGTTTTCCACCAACGATACGCTAGGCGCAGGAACCGTAAAGTCGGCGGCGTTGGGCAACAGAGTGAAATCCACATTTTTAAACGTAATGGCCGTGTTCAAATACCACAAACACGCTTCATGATGCTGACCATGAGTGTCTAAAGACGGCTGACCGGTACACATATCACTTCTTAATTTATCCAAAGAGAACTGCTGAATCGACTCTAAAATAGTGACCGCTCTAGTTTGTTCAGTCTCAACCCAATCACCCGCCACCGATGCACGAATTTCAGACACCGCACCCAGCATGCCGATACCCGCCAACAGCGGCCATAAATAATCCATAAGCTTCCATTTGCGTCGGCTCAAGTTGAACCCACACCAAATTGGAATATGTAAGATGAGCGTTAGCCCTAGTGATAGCAAAACGAAATTCAAGGAGCTAGAGAGCATGAGTTCGCTATCAAAGAAGTTCTTCATAATGAGAGACTTGCCTGTATAACAAAGAGAAATTTGATACTAGGTTCGATATTAGAAAAGAGTGTAAGAGGAAAGTAAAAACAGCACCAAGAATTGGCGTGGCGCCTTGAGCTGTATCTCGAGGTCACCTACCACTACCAAATAGAATCATCAGTGTTGGTAAATTTAGACCCAACAACATTAAACAGACATGCATACTCATTCAATCGATAAAATGATATTTATAAATTCATATTGTCCAAAAACAAAAAGCCCCGGTTATAGGAACCGGGGAAACAGGGTGGGATGAGTTTGGCGCATGCCCGAAACCAAACTCTCCCCAAGCCTCACCTAAGACTCATGCTCTTAGGTAAAGGATTCACATCATTATTGAAGCGTCGCGCCTTGCTCGACCCAAGTGCCGATGAGTGCGCGTTCTTCGTCGGTCATTTGAGTCATGTTACCAAGCGGCATCACCTTGGTTGTGACGGTTTGAGCAACAATCCTTGGGACGTTGGCTTTAATCTCTTCTGGGGTATCAAACATCACACCGGCTGGCGCAGCAGCAAAAGCGGCGTGGCTTGGGGTTGATGAGTGACACACAGAACAGCGCTCTTGAATGACTTTGTTGATGGTTTCAAAGCTTACGCCTGCGCTAGCCGTTTGCATTGCGTGGTCTGCAGGTGCAGCTTGAGAACTAGTCGTTGAAACGGTGTCGTTTGCAGCAAGTTCTTCTGTCGCTAATTCAGTTGCACTGACTTGCACTTCTTGAACCACTGGCGCTTGTACAACCGGAGTCATCTGCTTTTTGGCGTAAGGCGAGGTAACAAACGCAAGCGTGATCATCCCTAATGCTGCTACTGGCACTGTCCATGCGAACTTCTGACTACCATGACGCGTGTTGAAATAGTGACGTACCAAGATGCTGAAGATCGCTAGGCCAGCAAGGATCAACCAGTTGTATTCCGAGCCATAAGTGCTTGGAAAGTGGTTACTGATCATGATGAACAGCACTGGCAGTGTCATGTAGTTATTATGACG encodes the following:
- a CDS encoding AEC family transporter; the encoded protein is MFEQVVSILFPVFALASAGFAVGRWLKPDFKPINRINMDVCIPALVFASLTTMPLDTEQLPLITASLVAVLVPALLMIPICKIFKLNFKAWAPPHMFRNSGNLAIPLFTYTFGESALAPAVLLFVVSACVHISVGLALLSEGNPIKQILKMPIFLAAALAMTLNLSGIAVWNPIYEATSLLGQAAVPIMLLSLGSQMVNLRLSGLKVGLLCTAQSLFTGAIAFTIIYFFIPLPTLHLQMMVLFTMLPPAVMNYLFAERFNVEPPKVASMVLFGNFLSVVTLPILLSFALSMSS
- a CDS encoding carboxymuconolactone decarboxylase family protein, which codes for MNQSRFDIGLERLNHIDGEAGQQVLESLQDICPDLAKYTIEYPFGDIYSRPGLDLKSREIATVAALTALGNCAPQLKVHLNAALNVGCSKEEIKEVILQMSVYAGFPAALNGMFAFKEVLAERHTV
- a CDS encoding MerR family transcriptional regulator, which translates into the protein MNVSEFSQLVGLSAHTLRYYEKIGLLKNVQRNSSGHRVYTSKDVTWIEFVKRLKDTAMPLDEILEYAKLRELGPDSTSQRQALLEQHQQNLCSHIEEQQKHLAALEQKISLYRDGKVR